CCTTCTTTGGGTGCGAGTGGCGCGATCGCTGGCGTGATGGGTGCATACATTATCCGCTTCCCCACGGCTGAGGTGTTAACATTAATTCCTTTAGGATTTTACTTTCCAGCAGTGCGACTTCCCGCGTTTTACTTTCTCGGTTTTTGGTTTCTCCAACAAGCTGCTTATGGCGTCGCCAGTTTAGAAGCCCGCATCAATATTGGTATGGAAAGCGGTGGTATTGCCTATTGGGCGCACGCTGGTGGTTTCGTTTTTGGAGCGATTTTAGGTCCAATCTTAGGTCTATTTAAGGACGATTCGCAGCAAGAATATCTCTAAGTACAGAATGTAAAGGGAAAACATTTTCCTTTTACTTCTGCCATCTAACTTTGTAATAAAATTATGTAGGATAGCTTTAAAATTTAGCATTCATTGTTGTTCAGTTGGAGAGAAAATACGATTACAACTGCCTAAAGATTGAATCACAAACAAAATTGACTGTAAAAAGACATCCTTGAAAATAACAAAGCATTGAGCTTTTAGTTATTATGAATAACTAGTGGTGGTAAAGCGGCAGACGATACATTAGCATTTGTATTTGACGAATAGGAAGCAAATCTGTGGTACCACTGCGAGATAATAACCCAACATCGATCACTCCCTACGTAACGTATGCGCTAGTTGGCGCAAATATATTTATTTTTTTATATCAAATTACGCTGTCACCGCAAGAATTACAAGCGTTTTTCAATCGGGCAGCAGTCGTGCCATGTCAACTATCAGCAACCTGTCCGGTTCCTGTTAATCAAGGAATTCCCGAATGGTTGACTTTGGTGACATCACAATTTTTACACGGAGGTCTCCTGCATTTAGGAGGCAATATGTTATTTTTGTGGGTTTTTGGTAACAACATTGAAGACCGCTTAGGTCATATCAAATTTCTTATTTTCTACCTCAGTTGTGGTGTTTTAGCAGCATTAACGCAGTGGTATTTTTCGCAAAATTCTACGACTCCGATGCTAGGGGCGAGTGGGGCGATCGCCGGAGTCATGGGCGCGTATATTCTCCGCTATCCTAAAGCTCAAGTATTAACTTTAATTCCTATCGGGTTTTTCATCACGACATTCCGCATTCCTGCGTATTTCTTTTTAGGATTTTGGTTTGTCCAACAAGCATTTTACGGTTTAGCTAGCTTACCTGCACGCACTAACATAGGAATGGAAGGCGGCGGTGTTGCCTACTGGGCGCACGCTGGTGGTTTCGTATTCGGCGCAATTTTAGGTCCGATGTTGGGTTTAATGCGGCGCGATTAACGCAATAAGTATGCCAGCCAGCCAGTAGGGGTAAGGCAAGCCTTACCCCTCTAACCCCATTCATAACAGAAATTATTCGCAATTGCATTCAGACAACACGAACAAATGAACGCCAATCGCACAAAGGAAATTGCCAGCATTGTCGAAAAACGCCGTCCTTTAGCCAATAAAATCGCGACAACAGCAGCAAATTTAGAAACGCTTTCGCAAACACTACAAAATCTCGAAGCGCATCGCCAACACATTCTCGCGCAAGTAGATGATGTCAATAGCTGGGGACGTTTGCAAGAAATTGATTTAGCATCGATACAGAATAACATTGCCGTAGAATTACAAACACTGGCACAACTTCAGCAGCGTTTCGCACGGAATACATTAAATATTGGCGTAGTAGGACGCGCCCGCCAAGGAAAAAGTCGATTACTGCAAAGTTTAACCGGACTTACCGCCGCCGAAATTCCTGATGGCGATCGCCAGCATTGTACAGGTGTACGCAGTACAATTCATCACAATCTGAGCCTGGATATTTACGGTGAAGTATGGTTTCATTCAGAGCGATCGTTTTTGGATGAAGTGATCGCGCCTTATTACGAACAACTACGCTTAGGCGCTAAACCAATTACACTTACCGAGTTTACGAGTAAACCACTACCACCCTTACCGCGCGAACTTCCTGGATATGCTGAACCAGGCGCGATGTACGAACATTTAGGGAGATATCACGCCAATATTGACAAGTACCGTCACTTATTGCGATCGCCTTCGCCGCGTAGAATCTCTAGAGAAGAAATTCGCGAATACGTTGCACAAGATACCATTGATGGTCAGCGCCTATTTTTCAATTATCTTGCCGTTCGTGAAGTAAAAATCGTCTGTAACTTCCCGCACGCGGATGTGGGACAAATTGCCTTAGTTGATATGCCAGGATTAGGCGATACAGGCGTTGGTGATGCGGAAAGACTCGTCAAAACGCTGGGAAACGATGTCGATGTGGTGTTGTTTGTGCGAATGCCCAAATCCTCCGGCGACTACTGGGCGGATGTCGATGTCCGGTTGTATGATACGGCACGCGCAGCGTTAGTTGACTTGCCACTCGAATTGTGGTCATTTATGGTGCTAAATCGCACCGCCGCTGACTCGAAAAACGGCGATAACTTCAACAACTGCAAAGACTTAGCCGACACGCTAGCTGAAAAACACATTAAGGTAGTTGATTGTGTTATTGCTAATTGTGCCGATTCTGCGGCTGCAAACCAAGTTTTAGATCAAATTCTTGACTACCTGGCAGCGCATATTACAACTTTAGATGAGAAGTATGCAACATCTTGCCAAGAGCGAGTCATGCGGCTTCAAAACACAGTAAATATTGAGTTAGAAAAAGCAAATAAAGCTTTAGCACTAGCGGTAGGTGAGAATTGGTTTCCTTTGTTTGTTGAGTTGTTTGAGCAATTGTGGGATGAATTAACAAGTGGTTTAGAAGCACTGCTACGACATCTGAAAGCGCAACGCAACGAACAAAACAGTGATTTTAAACAACAAGTCGCCACAGCAATTGCGGCGTGTCGTCAGGATACCGGAATTCCGAGTATCGAGCAAATTGAAAAACGACGAGATCGCACAGGTGGTTATCCGAATGCTTACTACCAGTATTTGCACGAAATTCGCGCACATCTATCGCAGCATTTTTTAGCTTTGGATGTTGGTTTACAGCGATCGCTAACGCGGGTAAAGTCACAAGTTGCTGATGTGTTAATTCATCAAGCGCGGTTAGGTGGTATAACTTCTGCAACAGGTGTGGAATTTCTACAAGAAATTGCGCAGCAGCTACCTGATACTTTACCTACATTGAAACTGGGATTTGAAATCTTGGCAGAGTTTGAGATTTCTTATCGCGGATTGATTCAACATCGAATTCGCAAGCGCTTAGATGGGTTAACTCCTGATGAAACAACGTTACAACTTTCTAAATCGCCTGCGGCTAAAGAAATTTTATCTAACTTAAAAACTCTTCATGCAGAAGCGGTGTATGGCTGCGAGACGGCGTTAGAAGACTTACTCAGCGAACCAAGTTTAGCAGCGTTTGCGATTGTGGAAGAGTTTGTTGATCGCATTCTTCGCGCAGAAGGGGCAAAATCAGAATGGCGGATTTTTTTGGAAGAAGCAAGGGCGGAAGTTTGGCAAGCGGAATTTATGGCTTTAGGCGATCGCACGCGACTGCGACGGGAATGGTTTGATGCGATCGCGCACGCTACGGCGGCGAATCGATCGAAGGCGATGCAGTTTTTGGGGTAAAGTGGAGGCGATTGAGACGAACCACAGAGGCGCAGAGGGCACGGAGGAAAGAGATAAGGAGAGTTTTTTTGTTTGAGTCTGAGTATCGTGGGTATAGGGGAAAGATGAGGGTTGATGCACGAAATTAAAATTACGATGTTGGGTCCTAGTGGGGTGGGTAAAACGACTTTACTGACTGCAATTTATGAGCAATTTGAAAGTAATATTGGTAAAACGAATTTACAGCTTACTCCTGATGAAGAAAGTTCGGCAATTCTGCAAGAAAGGTTAGTGGAACTGAAGACTTTACTTGACGATTTTGAAGCAACTGGGGGAATTCAAGGAACCGAAGGCGAACCGGAAGAGTTGCGATCGTTTATCTTTGGTTTAGGGCAAAAAGGTCAAAAACCTTCTTTACAATTACATTTTCAAGATTATCCTGGTGGCTATCATGCGGCAAAAGCTACGCCAGAAAAAAAGCAATTTGTCAAGAGTTTACTGACTGATTGTGTCGCGGTTCTCATTGCAATTGATGCACCTGCGTTGATGGAACAAAATGGTAAATGGCATGAATTTATTAATCGCCCGCAGCAAATGACAGATTTATTCAAAACGGCGTATCAAGATTTAGATTCACCAAGATTAGTCATATTTGCGCCAGTAAAATGTGAAAAATATCTCCAAAGCAAAACCTCTGCTAAAGAACTTTTGCAACGCGTCAAAGAAGGATATAGCAAACTTATTGACTTATTTAACTCAGCCAATCTACTTCCTAAAGTTGCTGCGGTGGTGACTCCGGTACAAACAGTCGGTAGCGTCGTTTTTTCCAGAATTGATACGAACAATAGTACACCACATTTTCGCTTCCGTAAAATTAGCCATGATGCCGTTTATAATCCGCAAAATAGTGAACAACCATTAAGATACTTATTGCGGTTTATCTTAAAGTTGCATATCGATACGCGATCGCGTAATTGGGGACTATTCAGTTTCCTCCGCGACTGGCTAGGAAGAGATTATCACCTGAAGCAAGCTGTGAGTCAATTCGCCAGTGAATGTAAAACAAACAACGGCTTCGCCCTACTTCAAGGAGAAGAACTGTTAAAAATTAGTTAAAACCTCTAAAATCTCTCTCTATCTCTTTCCTTCGCGACCTCTGAGCCTCTATAGTTTGTTTTACAAAATCCTATTTACATAAGTAAGTGGGTAAAAATAAACATAACTTAAGGGCAGGTATTTGGTAACTGGTCATTGGTCATTGGAAAGAGTCTCTATTACCCATTACCTGACAAATGTTACGTGTGATATTTAATTATGTCCACCTACTCATTAGATATTATGAACTATGAATATCTACATTCAAAGTCGCGGTGTTGCTCCAGACGATGATTATTGCTGGCAACCCGAAGTCCCGAATATTCTCAAAAGAAATCGCATCAATGACTTAATTCAAAGCGAATCACCGTCAGTAATTCTAGCGCGTTTTAATAGCACTCTCCTCCTACTCATCACTAGCTTAGAATCAAGCGAAAGAAAAGATTTTCAAGGACGCATAATCCGAAATTCTGTTGCTTGGGTAGGAGAAGATACAGAAGTAAATGAAAAAAAGTTACGCGCGCTCGCATCGTGTGCTTTACGCGATGAACTGCGAGAAAATTTAAGAGTAGAAATTGACAATGCTGTTACTTTTAGTAGTAACAATGGTTTTCAAGTCAACTTCGATGCACTAAATGATTTAGCAATTGAAGAAGTTATTAGCGTACACAACTTTCCCGCCAATTTAGATAAAAAACTTGGCAAAAATTCAAAACAGCAACGCGACGAACTCGCCTACGAACTCGAACAACACAATTTACCAAAAGAAAATGCGCCCTTACTTGTTGTCACCGGTATTAAATCTGAATCAACTTTAATTGCAGCCGGAGTGTGGCGGGGATTATCTAATCTTGTGCAAACAGGAGGATGGAAAGATCCTTATAAAAAAAGTTCCACGGCCGAAAAAACAATTACGAGCAGTAACTCGAAAAATCAGAAAAACAATAACTTAGTTTTACTTATTTTATTACTCGCAGGCATCGTGCTCGCTATCCTACTTATACTTCTAATTGCCGAAACCAACCTCCAGCTACAACCGGAAATGAAACTTACCCCTCAATCAAAAATGTAATCAATAGCATCAATCACAAACGCCCTCCCGCTAAAGTCGGGGCTAGCCAAACAAAGTGTACAAAGTTACACTTCAGGGTTCGTTTAGCTGCGAATTTATTCATCAAGCATTCATTCAGGAGGTATAGCAGTCTTGTTGGAATAGTTAGGACATTGAAGGTACGAATAACCATTACCCCGACTCATTTTCAAGCCTAACCTCTGACCTCTGCTATATAATGTTGACTTTGCGTCTAGTTAGGTTTGTTCACTCTTTATAGGCGTATATCTAACCAACCAACGGTGTAACCCCAGCACGACAACCGCAAGCGGTACCATCAATACAGGAATAATTTCTAACCCAGCCCAGTCCGCAATCCAACCAATAAGTGTTGGAATCGTCGCCGCACCCAAACTGGCGACGCTAGTAATAAACCCAATAGCCGCTGGCACCATACTAGAAGAAACTCGCTGCGGCATCAACCAAATCGTTGCAGGAAAAATTGGCGCGAGTGCAAAACCAATCACAGGTAAACTGAATAACTGATTTGGTAACAACCACCAAGCAATTAAACCGATTGTCAACAACGCGATCGCTAAATCCATTGTGCGAATTGCACCCCAACGCGCGACAAAACGCCCCATAATCAAGCGTCCAATTGTTAACCCTAACCAATACGCAGTAACGCTGTAACCCGCAACGACTTCGGGTGTTCCGCGACTTAAACTTTGAACACTATAAGCCCAGTTACCTAAAGAGGCTTCTGTACCAACATAAACAAGTAATAAGATCCCTGCGACTAAGACGGCGGGTGTTCTCAATGCTAGTTTAAGACTTGCTCTTGCATCGGTATCCTGCGCAATAACGCGCTTAGCCATCGGCTGATAGTTAGAGACAACCGCCCACAACATCCCAATCACAGTAACTCCGACAATTGCAGTGATGTGCAAATAGATGCGTCGCCAGTTCATTCCGAAAGCGAGAAGTGTTGTCGCTAACGCAGGACCAAGTAATGCACCAACACCATAGAATGCGTGTAACAAGCCCATGATATTTGCGTTACGCTGATTGGCAATGTAGGTGTTGAGTCCAGCATCAATGAATCCAATTCCTAATCCTAAAAACGTTCCCGCCGCAACCATAATATGCCAACGTGGAGCGATCGCATAAATGACTAACGCACTCGTTAGCGTCACTGACGCCATCAACAACATCCGCGCTAATCCGATGCGGCTAGCTAGCAAACTACTAGAAAATGCCGCAACCATGTAACCGCTGACTTGACTGAGAAATAAAAATGTTACCGTCGCTGGAGTAAGATTATAAGCAGTCAAGATTGAGGGTAATAAGACTCCGAGTCCTCCCTCTGCAATTCCAATTGCAATAAAAGCGTAAAAGGCAAGCGCAATTCCGATCCACCCTGGAGGACGCATAAAATTTTAAATTCAACTTGTAACCCTGACAGGATAACAGGATACACAACTCAGGTAGTGAGCGGTATTTGCTGCTGACACAAAGTGCAATTTTCTGGGGACATTGCATCCATACCTTGAAGTGAAATTAAGACTTCGGTACGACAAGATAAATCAATATTAAATAGTCCTTTAGTTGCAACGAGTCCAACACCTACAGGTTCAGCACTCGCTTGACGCGCGATCGCGAGCAATTGTTTTGCAGTACCTCCGGTGGTCGTGATGTCATCGACGACTAAAACTCGTGCCCCAACAGGAAAAGCAAAACCTTCAATTAACTTATAAGTACCTGATTTTTCGCAGGCGATCGCAACTTCTACTCCTAAATGCTTCGCGACTTCAAAAGCTAAAATACTTCCAGCTTCGTTTGCACCTAAAACATAATCAATGTTCTCATTCGCAAAACGGTGAGCGATTTCTGCAAAAATAATCTCAGCAGCTTGGGGGTAGCGTAACAGTTTGATGCAACGAAAAAATCGAGACGCATGAAGTCCACTCGCCAACTGAAAATGTCCGGTTTGCAGTGCTTCTGTCTTTTCAATAAGTTGGGCGATCGCTTGTTCTGACATTGGTAAAAGGTGAGAAAAACAAGACGCTTAGCGACTTCAGTCGCAGCTAAAAAACCCTGTCCACCTCCGTGGACTTCATCACATCAGGGTTGTGTAAATTTGGTGATTGATCGTGCATTTTACCTGCAACGAGTTGACCAGATTTGAAGACAGCTAATCGTGTTGCTTGATGGAGAATTGCTTCAGAAATTGAGTAAGCATCGAAAACAACTAGATCTGCTGCATGACCAAGTTTAATTCCATAGGGCAACCGTAACATTTTAGCGGCGTTATCTGAAATTGTTTGCCATAGTCGTTCCAAGTCTCGATTTGCCATATATCCTGTCAGCTGGGCCAGCAACAATAAAGCTTTAAGTAAATCTGCATCGCCATAACGCACAAACGGATCGCGCAAGTTATCTGTTCCACAAACAACATTGACTCCTGCTTCGAGAAGTTCAGCAACTCGCGTTAACTTAATCCGCGTTGGTAGCACGGTGACTGAAATTTCAGCGTTTTTCACTAGTTCAATCGCAGCTTGGGCTTGACTGTTGGAAACATACGCCAGCGAAGCAATATGTGAAACTGCAACTCGCCCTTGATAGTTATGTTCAATCGTTTTCTGCGCGACATACGGTAGTGTAAATGCTTCCACGCCATCCCAGTTATCGAGATGTAAATCGAGATCGCAGTCGTAGCGCAGTGCAAAATCAAATAACGCATCAACTTGCGCTTCGGGACTCGATGACCATAAACCCTGATTGACATTACCGCCAATCACTTTAATACCACGTTGCAGCGCTTGTTCGACATATGACCCTGCACCCGACTCTAGTGTATTGGGAACTGCAAACCATCCTTCTTGCGGAAAAGCAACCAATTGAATATCAATTTGATGCGCCAGCGATCGCTGTACGTTCAACAATCCTTCTACCGCCCGCAACTCGACAAATCTATCCGCTTCCACATTTGTGCGAATTGCGGTTGTTCCTGCTGCGAGACTCCACTGCAAAGCTTGCGTGGCGCGCTGTTCGACATCTGTAACTGTAAAGCGTGACTTTAACTGTCGTACAGCTTGAATCGCTGTCGCTAGTCCGTTTTGAGCAAAAACATCTCCTACAGACTCGGCGGTCAAAGCTTTGTCAAGGTGCGTGTGTGCATCAACTAAACCTGGAGTTAGAAGTTTGCCATCAAGATGCCAAACTTTTTGAGCATCAAGGCGATTGCCTTCCACAACTGCAACAATCTTACCTTCTGCCACGCCAACGCACCATCGCCCCTCACGATCTGGCAAAGTCGCATTAGTAAACGCGTTATCTAGATCTGCCACGCATGTATCCTTACAATTGCTCTTTGTTCTTGAGGTGGTAAAAAGCTGTCATTAAATACTTCTTCTGCTGTCGGAACTTGAGCCAAACCAAAGCCTTCTGCAACTTGTTCTAGCGTTTTTTGCAATCGTGCTTGATCGACACCACCCACACCATTTTGCTCTACTTCTGGACTAACATACAGCGAATCTAAAGCAATTTGCAGTCGTTCGCGTTCTTGTGTTTGATCCATCAATCCATCTTCGCTGAGATTCATCACCGCAGCTAAACCTTCATCAGGATTTCTAATCGTATCTTGTAAGCCGCGCAGATACGCACTGACAAATGCCCTCACTAATTCTGGATTTTGCTGCGCAAAAGATTCGCGCACAATCAATGCATTACCGTAAAGATCCAAACCATGATCCGCATAAAGAAAAGTATTGAGGCGATCAGGACCATAACCTAGCTTATTTAAAGGTGGTAAACTTGAAATGTTGAAACAAGAAATTGCATCAAATTCTCCTTGAACCAAAAGTGCTTCGCGTAGTCTTGGCTCAACATTATTCCAAGTGACAGAATCGGGATTAACTCCTGTTGCTTGAGCAAAAACAGGCCAAAGCCGCCTTGCCGCATCACCCGCAGGGGCTGCTAATCGCTTGCCTTCAAGTTGTTGGGGAGAGGAAATTCCAGCATTATCAAGAGCGACGATTGCAAACGGCGAACGGTTATACTTTATTGCTACAGCAACCAATTTATCGTTTGGGTTCTTTTGGTTGAACTCCATCATAGAGTACATATCACCTTCTCCGATGTCATAGACACCGCTGGCAATCTTGTTAATTGAGTCTGCCGATCCATAACCCCGATCAAATCTGACTGCAATTCCCTCTTCAGCAAAGTATCCCTTCTCTATTGCCATTGCTAATGGTGCGTCAACTGCTTGCAATAACCAAGATAAGGTAAAGCGCACCTCGCGTAACTCGCGATTTGGATTATTGACTGCTGTTTGTGCTGTTGTCGGAGGCTGAGACGTTGTTTGATTAGCGCAGCTACCAAGATATACTGCTGATCCGGCAACTAATGCAAGTGCAATAAATTTTGTCCCAAGCTTCGGCATGATTGTCTTGCTCATAACTATTTTATCTTTGCAACGATTTGAAACGAAGCTACATAAAGATGTCAATGAATTTATCGTTCACAACCGTGACTAGAAATAATCGATCATATATGATATATAAAACCTGGATGTTCACAATTTAACTGTAAGCATCGCTACAAAAACTGCGTACAAAGGAGCGAACCTTGATCGCAAAGCTACACTTTCCAACCATCACAGGAATTCCACGCACGACGCAAGCGAGTGTTACAGATTATTTACGAAAAGCAATTCTTTCGGGAGAGTTACCTGCGGGTACTCGTCTTGTGCAAGCAGAATTATCGCAAGTACTTAATGTGAGTGTTACTCCGATCCGCGAAGCACTCCGCGAACTGAGTACGCAAGGTTTAGTTGACTTAGATGCCTTTCGCGGTGCTGTAGTGCACGCGCCAACGCTGGCAGAATTAGAAGAAATCTTTGAGATTCGTAGGGCGTTGCTACCATTAAGTATTCAAAGAGGAGTACATGCGATTACCGTGCAAGAGATCGAGCAAGCTGAACTCTTGTTAGCACAAATGGAAGTAGAAGGCGATCGCCCGCGATGGGTAGAACTAAATCGCCAATTTCACGATTTGCTGTATCAAGCAGACCGCAGTTTGCATTTAAAAACTTTACTACAACGTCTATCAGATATTGCAGCGATTTATATCAATTTATCTTTTGCCGAAAGACCATTACAAAAAGAATCAGCCGAGAAAGAACACCGCGAACTTTTAGAAGCATATCGTAGTAAAGATGCGGCGCGGGCGATAAATATATCTCTCAATCACATCAATTCAACGTTAGAAGCCGCACGAAAAGTTTTACAAAGTCACCAATAAGTACATTATGAACACTTCGACTTCGCAACAGTGGATTGATGTTGGCGTCTTTCGCTTACCAATGTCTGCACCAGAAGATGTGAGTGGCTTACAACATCTTTTAGAAACACAGCAAATTCAAGCCGCAGATATTGTAGCGATTATTGCCCAAACCGAAGGTACAGGATACGCACGCGGTTATGCATCTTTGTGTCTGCAACTATTGCTGTCGCAGTATCTGCAAATTTCTGTGGAAGATGTTTTCCACCGCATTCCGATGATGATGATTGGGTTATGTGGTGGCTTGATGAGTCCGCATTATACGATATTTACACGCAAAGCAGTTGCTGCACCTTCCGCACCTCCTCAAGAAAAACGATTAGCTGTAGGAATAGCAGATACTCGCGTGTTGCTACCTGAAGAATACGGCACCATGACGCAAGTCGAGTTAGTAGCCGAAGCCGTAGAAGCCGCGATCGCCCAAGCCGGAATAAGTTCGTTAAACGACGTTCATTGCGTTGAAATCAAGTGTCCCGCGATGACTTTAGCGCGGCTACAAGATGCTGAAAAGCGTAGGGTGAAGGTTGTGAATACTAATCTCAATCAAGCAAGTTCAATGGCAAAGGGTGCGTGTGCGTTGGGTATTGGTTTGGCTTTAAAAGAAATACCTCAAGAAAAACTAGACGATCGCGCGATTAACTCAAATCACGCACTCTACACAAATCGTGGTTCGGTTTCTGCTGGCGGAGAACAATCGGCGTGTCGCGTTTTAGTGATGGGTAACTCAGAGTTTTCCGCAAGTCGCTATCGCGTCGGAAGTGGAGTAATGCAGGATCAGTTGGATACAACTGGGGTATATGCAGCATTGAAATCCGCAGGGTTAAATTGTCAGATTCCGCTAACAACAGATCAACAAAACAAGATTACGCAAGTCTTTGTGAACTGTGGTGCAGATGCAGTAACTGCGGTGGGCAATCGCCGTCATACAATGCACAGTGATTTTCTAGCAGGCTATACCGGAATTATGGCAAAAGCGGTAGCAAATGCGATCGTTGCTTCGGTAGTTGGCGATACGATGATTCTGGCGTCGGCGGGGAACGAACATCAAGGTGCGCGAGGTAGTAATTTGGTGGCAGCGATCGTTGATGCAGGAACAATGCAGTGCCTTGCCCATTAAATTAATACAGTTGACAAGGAAGTAAAAATATGTATTTGCGTCAAACACGCGAGTTAACTCATCAAGGGGCGATGGTGGTATTGCAAGGGGCGATCGCCAAAGCTGAAGAAATGGGCGTACCGCAGTGTATTGCGATTGTGGATACTGGGGGAAATTTATTGGCGTTTGTGCGGATGGATGGCGCGAAGATTTTGAGTCAAATTTCGGCAACGCAAAAAGCCGTGACGGCAGTTTCTTCGCGAGTACCGACAGGGGGAGTTGCACAAGATGTCGAAATCAAACTGGCATTGGCAACGGCGGGACAGTTAACGAATCTAAAAGGTGGAGTTCCCATTACAATCAATGAGCAAATCGTTGGGGCAATCGGTGTGGGTTCGGGGACTGGACAACAAGATGTCGAAGTCGCTTTAGCTGGTATCGCTGCGTTACAGGCGCTCATGTAATAGTTATGAAAGTAGAAGTTTACAAAATTCCGCAAAATAGTCCTGATGACTTATCGCAACTTGATGCTTTGATTCATAGCGGTAAGATCGATCCGAATAAAATTGTGGCAATTCTTGGTAAAACCGAGGGTAACGGTTGCGTTAATGATTTTACACGCGGGTTTGCAATCCAAACGCTGAAAACTTATCTACGCGACAAAGTGAATCTTGAAGTTGCACAACGCATTGTTTATATGATGTCGGGTGGTACTGAGGGAGTTTTGAGTCCGCACCTGAATATTTTTACACGAGACGAGCAAGAAGGAGTGCAACGCTGGGGGCTAGCAATTGGAATTAGGCGGACACGGGACTTTTTACCAACCGAGATTGGTACGCTTGCAATGGTCGAGGAAGTGGCAGCAGGAGTAGAAGCGGCGATCACAGATGCAAAATTAAATAAATCAGATGTTCATTTTGTGCAAATTAAATGCCCGTTGATCGTTTCCACGCAACAGGTTAAAGCAAGTAACAGCTATCAATCGATGGCATATTCGCGCGGGGCGTCTGCCTTAGGCGTGGCTGTGGCGATGGGGGAGATTGATCTTGAGCAAATAACAGCAACGGATATTTGTGCAAACTATGCTTTGTATTCTAGAGTTGCTTCGACTTCAGCAGGAGTGGAGTTGCGTAACTGTGAAATTATCGTATTGGGTAACTCTCACCAATCAACAAGCAGCTTTGTCATTGGACACAGTGTCATGCAACACGCGTTGGATCGCGAGGCAATTTGTCAAGCAGTAAGTAGTACAAACCAACCGATAGAACGTATTGTCAATATATTTGCTAAAGCTGAGGCTGATCCTTCGGGATTTATTTTAGGACGCCGACACACGATGTTAGACGATTCAGATATCAACCATACCCGCATGGCAAGGGCAGTTGTTGGGACGATTGCGGCTTCTGTGGTGCAAGACCCTATGGTATATGTTTCCGGTGGAAGCGAACATCAAGGTCCTCCTGGTGGTGGTCCTGTCGCGGCGATCGCATTTTGTGGACACGATTAGTAAAGTGTACTGCCAGTAGTAAACAGTTGCAATTGTGGCAGAAACAGTAACACAGGTAGTGTTTCAATACTCAATGGTTTACCCTGTTCTGTGTTTATTTGCTTGATATACAGGCGTACAACTAACAGTACGCTTTTCCTGTTTTTCAATTAATTTCACCAAGTAACCTGTTTTCCGGCGCTTTTGGTATCCTATTGTGCCAATGGTGCATTTATCTGCT
The genomic region above belongs to Chroogloeocystis siderophila 5.2 s.c.1 and contains:
- a CDS encoding GntR family transcriptional regulator, which produces MIAKLHFPTITGIPRTTQASVTDYLRKAILSGELPAGTRLVQAELSQVLNVSVTPIREALRELSTQGLVDLDAFRGAVVHAPTLAELEEIFEIRRALLPLSIQRGVHAITVQEIEQAELLLAQMEVEGDRPRWVELNRQFHDLLYQADRSLHLKTLLQRLSDIAAIYINLSFAERPLQKESAEKEHRELLEAYRSKDAARAINISLNHINSTLEAARKVLQSHQ
- a CDS encoding GlcG/HbpS family heme-binding protein, which codes for MYLRQTRELTHQGAMVVLQGAIAKAEEMGVPQCIAIVDTGGNLLAFVRMDGAKILSQISATQKAVTAVSSRVPTGGVAQDVEIKLALATAGQLTNLKGGVPITINEQIVGAIGVGSGTGQQDVEVALAGIAALQALM
- a CDS encoding ring-opening amidohydrolase, whose protein sequence is MKVEVYKIPQNSPDDLSQLDALIHSGKIDPNKIVAILGKTEGNGCVNDFTRGFAIQTLKTYLRDKVNLEVAQRIVYMMSGGTEGVLSPHLNIFTRDEQEGVQRWGLAIGIRRTRDFLPTEIGTLAMVEEVAAGVEAAITDAKLNKSDVHFVQIKCPLIVSTQQVKASNSYQSMAYSRGASALGVAVAMGEIDLEQITATDICANYALYSRVASTSAGVELRNCEIIVLGNSHQSTSSFVIGHSVMQHALDREAICQAVSSTNQPIERIVNIFAKAEADPSGFILGRRHTMLDDSDINHTRMARAVVGTIAASVVQDPMVYVSGGSEHQGPPGGGPVAAIAFCGHD
- a CDS encoding ring-opening amidohydrolase; this encodes MNTSTSQQWIDVGVFRLPMSAPEDVSGLQHLLETQQIQAADIVAIIAQTEGTGYARGYASLCLQLLLSQYLQISVEDVFHRIPMMMIGLCGGLMSPHYTIFTRKAVAAPSAPPQEKRLAVGIADTRVLLPEEYGTMTQVELVAEAVEAAIAQAGISSLNDVHCVEIKCPAMTLARLQDAEKRRVKVVNTNLNQASSMAKGACALGIGLALKEIPQEKLDDRAINSNHALYTNRGSVSAGGEQSACRVLVMGNSEFSASRYRVGSGVMQDQLDTTGVYAALKSAGLNCQIPLTTDQQNKITQVFVNCGADAVTAVGNRRHTMHSDFLAGYTGIMAKAVANAIVASVVGDTMILASAGNEHQGARGSNLVAAIVDAGTMQCLAH